In Helianthus annuus cultivar XRQ/B chromosome 3, HanXRQr2.0-SUNRISE, whole genome shotgun sequence, a single window of DNA contains:
- the LOC110931591 gene encoding uncharacterized protein LOC110931591, with product MATPHSSRVTQTTQNDLDKVTVEDITHEEGNENLVENLEETEHVTPGFVAMHREKITKYLDELKRQEKLDSLRARLSFDTPSNQEGANPQNKSNNGNQLETFMTALRQMSSEEREDLITGQKHKEKEKDDSGNVGLDQPYLPRDLAEVSKFTRRISEAPMPPKTKLPPGFDRYDGTRDLEDHLHAFRGAWQLGRWPMPVWCHMFVQTLTEGARLWFDSLPPGSIDSYEELSEKFLRNFGQQRKVVKNPNEILHIRQRDNERIDQYMERFVKESMNIKDVSEVMKISSFINGLKHAQLCEKLGEEFPPSFDNLMDRVRAFVRGKDTGKALILPLQTPRERPSPYSDSFTPLVKTPSEILATERVKNSFPRPPPIKPGPKAQPNEYCEFHKGFGHKTDDCMYLKREIEAAVKTGRLAHLVKEIKEGGGDRKGRDAREPGRADVDMIRRRNEFDVIRTVKARILGSPNCMKTPILMPYLEESEVQRLPLNISAVIAGHKVSRIHVDGGSGVEVIYEHCFLRFDRDIRDRLEEDSIPLVGFNNSVSHPLGKIRLPFTVGVGDRVRTINLTFIVVRAPSKYNAILGRPGIGDLQVQASTPHGALVFQTPKGLAWVKSAYEVVSSVSKGGEPGKTQGKKVEEWVLCDKFPEQTVKVGSHLSDKCKSALKELLLHNLDVFAFQHGDMTGIPRSLTEHRLNTFTWAKPVKQKKRSMGPNKRRAACEETRKLLRAGIVREVKYPSWVANPVMVQKKDGGWRMCIDFQDLNKACPKDCYPLPEIDTQVDSLSQYPLKCFLDAYKGYHQIQMSIEDEEKTAFITDEGTFCYTKMPFGLKNAGATYQRFMNTLFREKRGRNLEVYVDDIVIKSLTEAAMIDDIAETLNTMQDVNMKLNPGKCCFGVEEGKFLGVVVTKGGIKANPEKTQAVAEMRSPRSLKDIQQLNGRLIALNLFLSKVADKTLPFMKVLKDCLQTSKFNWTTEAEAAFQEMKTYICKLPTLATPVPGDPLLLYPSASKTTISAIMMVEREGKQIPIYFISRTLKGPEERYMPLEKLALAMVFASRRLRRYFQGHKVTLVTDQPLQKVLRKPEQSGRLAKWAVELGEHSLEFKPRTAMKGQILADFLAEVPEDEERELLRWEALEEEEKKREDEAVWKLFTDGASSEEGNGAGITLVSPEGVELTYAIRLDFENTNNSAEYEALLAGMRLAQKMKAKHVEGSTDSQLVVKQYQGEYEAKDSIMARYVAKVKETAKAFGTFKLEYIPRGRNRKSDALSKLASVAFDHLAKEVKVEVLTSPSLDTTEVAMIEGSQETWMTPIIKFLRDGTLPEGEWAARKIRVKALQYELIGGELYRRSYLGSSLKCIDMEEAEYVVREMHEGICGMHSGPRTVVRRAMNAGFYWPRMYETASEEIKKCDNCQAIDIIGPFPEGPGGVKYVVVAIDYFTKWIEAKPLAKITGDQMRRFVLDNIVCRYGVPKELVSDNGVQFAGRPFKPWCEQMRIQQVFTSVTHAQSNGLVERANQSIIKGMKGRLGRKQKGWLEELPFVLWAYRTTPKSCNGETPFSLTYGTEAMIPAEIGSQTARMKLRDEENEQDLRTNLNLLEERREIAAVKEAHYKKLLASYYNTRMKKLNLVPGDLVLRANEASLQENTGKLGPNWEGPYRVTWANGKGTCKLETLEGKEVPRTWNLMQLRKYYM from the exons ATGGCAACCCCACATAGTTCGCGTGTCACCCAGACGACACAAAATGATTTGGATAAGGTCACTGTGGAGGATATTACTCATGAAGAGGGTAACGAGAATCTGGTAGAAAATCTGGAAGAGACGGAGCATGTCACTCCTGGCTTTGTGGCCATGCACAGGGAAAAGATAACCAAGTATCTTGACGAGTTGAAGAGACAGGAAAAGCTAGACAGCCTCAGGGCCAGACTCTCTTTTGACACACCCTCTAATCAGGAAGGAGCGAACCCCCAGAATAAGAGCAACAATGGGAACCAGCTGGAAACGTTCATGACCGCCCTGAGGCAGATGTCTTCTGAAGAGAGAGAGGACTTGATCACAGGTCAGAAACACAAGGAAAAGGAGAAAGACGACTCGGGCAACGTTGGTTTGGACCAACCATACCTGCCACGAGACTTGGCCGAGGTCTCAAAGTTCACAAGGAGAATATCAGAGGCACCCATGCCCCCCAAGACTAAGCTGCCCCCAGGCTTTGACCGCTACGACGGAACGAGAGATCTAGAAGATCATCTGCATGCCTTCCGAGGAGCGTGGCAACTGGGAAGGTGGCCCATGCCAGTATGGTGCCACATGTTCGTGCAAACCTTAACGGAAGGAGCTCGGCTGTGGTTTGATAGCCTCCCTCCGGGGAGCATAGACAGCTACGAAGAGTTAAGCGAAAAATTCCTCAGGAACTTTGGGCAGCAAAGGAAGGTGGTCAAGAATCCCAACGAAATCCTCCATATCAGGCAAAGGGACAATGAACGGATAGACCAGTACATGGAAAGGTTTGTCAAAGAAAGCATGAACATCAAGGATGTCTCGGAAGTCATGAAAATTAGTAGTTTCATAAATGGACTGAAGCATGCACAGCTGTGTGAAAAGCTGGGAGAGGAATTCCCACCTTCTTTCGACAATCTTATGGACAGGGTCAGGGCTTTCGTCCGGGGAAAGGATACG GGCAAGGCCCTCATACTCCCCCTACAGACCCCGAGGGAGAGGCCCTCCCCTTACTCCGACAGCTTCACCCCCCTCGTCAAGACTCCTAGTGAGATACTGGCCACGGAGAGGGTGAAGAATTCTTTCCCAAGGCCACCCCCCATAAAGCCAGGACCCAAAGCACAGCCGAACGAATACTGTGAGTTTCATAAGGGCTTCGGGCACAAAACTGACGACTGCATGTACCTCAAGAGGGAAATAGAGGCTGCGGTGAAAACGGGAAGGCTGGCCCATCTGGTCAAGGAAATCAAGGAAGGGGGAGGGGATCGCAAGGGAAGAGATGCAAGAGAGCCTGGGAGGGCAGATGTTGATATGATAAGGAGGAGAAATGAATTTGATGTTATCCGAACTGTTAAGGCCAGGATCCTAGGCTCTCCGAACTGCATGAAAACTCCCATCCTTATGCCGTACTTAGAAGAAAGCGAAGTACAACGGCTTCCTCTGAATATCTCAGCTGTGATAGCTGGGCACAAAGTGTCTAGAATACATGTGGACGGAGGGTCAGGCGTCGAGGTAATATATGAACATTGCTTCCTCAGATTCGACAGAGACATAAGAGATAGGTTGGAGGAAGACTCTATCCCATTGGTGGGATTCAACAACAGCGTGTCACACCCCCTGGGAAAGATCAGGCTCCCATTTACAGTTGGTGTGGGGGATAGGGTCCGGACGATCAATTTAACCTTCATTGTAGTCAGGGCACCCTCCAAGTACAACGCGATTTTGGGAAGACCTGGGATCGGAGACCTACAGGTACAAGCATCTACTCCCCACGGGGCTTTGGTATTCCAAACACCAAAAGGCCTTGCATGGGTTAAGTCAGCCTACGAAGTGGTCTCTTCAGTATCAAAAGGGGGGGAACCCGGGAAAACCCAAGGGAAGAAGGTGGAAGAATGGGTCCTCTGTGATAAGTTCCCGGAGCAGACAGTCAAGGTGGGGAGCCACCTAAGTGACAAGTGCAAGAGTGCCCTGAAGGAGTTGCTCCTCCATAACCTAGACGTGTTTGCATTCCAACACGGAGACATGACGGGAATTCCCAGAAGCCTGACAGAGCACCGGCTCAACACCTTCACATGGGCGAAACCAGTGAAGCAAAAGAAGCGGAGCATGGGACCAAACAAAAGAAGGGCTGCTTGTGAAGAGACCCGCAAATTACTCAGGGCGGGGATAGTCAGGGAAGTCAAATACCCATCCTGGGTTGCTAACCCAGTCATGGTTCAGAAAAAAGATGGGGGAtggaggatgtgcatcgatttccAAGACCTAAACAAAGCATGCCCCAAGGACTGCTATCCCCTCCCGGAGATAGACACCCAGGTGGACTCCCTATCCCAGTACCCGCTGAAGTGCTTCCTAGATGCCTACAAGGGATACCACCAAATACAGATGTcaatagaagatgaagaaaagactGCTTTCATCACCGATGAGGGGACATTTTGCTATACCAAGATGCCCTTTGGTCTCAAAAACGCGGGGGCGACATACCAAAGGTTTATGAACACCTTGTTTAGGGAAAAAAGGGGAAGGAATTTAGAAGTGTATGTTGACGACATTGTCATCAAGAGTCTGACAGAAGCAGCCATGATAGACGACATAGCTGAGACTCTCAACACAATGCAGGATGTAAACATGAAGCTGAACCCCGGGAAGTGCTGTTTCGGGGTAGAGGAAGGAAAATTCCTGGGGGTGGTGGTAACTAAAGGAGGGATAAAAGCAAACCCAGAAAAGACCCAGGCTGTAGCCGAAATGCGCTCTCCCAGGTCCCTGAAGGACATCCAGCAGTTAAACGGAAGGCTGATTGCGCTAAATCTCTTCTTATCAAAAGTGGCTGACAAAACCCTCCCTTTCATGAAAGTGTTAAAAGACTGCCTCCAGACCAGCAAGTTCAACTGGACCACCGAGGCCGAAGCCGCCTTTCAAGAAATGAAAACCTACATCTGCAAGCTCCCGACGTTAGCCACCCCGGTGCCCGGAGACCCACTGCTCCTTTACCCATCTGCCTCTAAGACGACCATAAGCGCGATCATGATGGTGGAACGGGAGGGGAAACAGATCCCTATATATTTCATCAGCAGAACACTTAAGGGGCCCGAGGAACGGTACATGCCTCTAGAGAAACTTGCGTTGGCCATGGTTTTTGCATCTCGGAGACTCAGAAGGTACTTCCAAGGGCATAAGGTCACCTTAGTAACTGATCAACCCCTCCAGAAAGTGCTTAGAAAACCGGAACAGTCAGGACGACTGGCTAAATGGGCCGTAGAATTGGGAGAACATTCTCTGGAGTTCAAGCCCAGGACGGCCATGAAGGGACAAATACTGGCTGACTTCCTAGCAGAAGTCCCCGAGGACGAAGAGAGGGAACTACTAAGGTGGGAAGCTTtggaggaagaagaaaagaaaagggaAGACGAGGCTGTGTGGAAGTTGTTCACTGATGGAGCATCTAGTGAAGAGGGGAATGGTGCAGGCATCACACTGGTAAGCCCCGAGGGGGTTGAGCTGACGTATGCTATAAGGTTGGATTTCGAAAACACCAACAATTCCGCCGAGTATGAAGCCCTCTTAGCAGGGATGAGGCTGGCACAGAAGATGAAAGCAAAACACGTGGAGGGTAGTACCGATTCACAGTTGGTAGTAAAGCAGTACCAGGGGGAATATGAAGCCAAGGATAGCATCATGGCTCGATATGTGGCGAAAGTTAAGGAGACAGCTAAGGCATTCGGAACCTTCAAACTAGAGTACATCCCTCGAGGGAGGAACAGGAAGTCTGATGCACTCAGCAAGTTAGCTTCAGTAGCATTCGACCACCTCGCGAAGGAGGTCAAAGTGGAGGTCCTGACATCCCCCTCCCTTGACACAACGGAAGTGGCCATGATCGAAGGTTCCCAAGAAACATGGATGACCCCAATCATTAAATTCCTCCGAGACGGGACTTTACCCGAGGGGGAATGGGCGGCCAGAAAGATAAGAGTCAAAGCTCTACAATATGAACTGATTGGGGGGGAGCTGTACCGAAGGTCGTACCTGGGTTCGTCCCTGAAGTGCATAGATATGGAAGAGGCTGAATATGTGGTCAGGGAGATGCACGAGGGGATCTGTGGAATGCACTCAGGACCAAGAACGGTTGTAAGAAGGGCAATGAACGCAGGGTTCTACTGGCCGCGAATGTACGAGACGGCATCTGAAGAAATCAAGAAGTGTGATAACTGCCAA GCCATTGACATAATTGGGCCTTTTCCAGAAGGCCCAGGAGGGGTCAAATACGTGGTGGTGGCCATTGATTATTTCACTAAGTGGATCGAAGCGAAACCCCTGGCAAAGATCACTGGAGATCAGATGAGACGGTTCGTGCTGGATAACATCGTGTGCAGATATGGGGTTCCGAAGGAACTGGTGAGTGACAACGGGGTTCAATTCGCCGGAAGACCCTTCAAGCCATGGTGCGAGCAGATGAGGATTCAACAAGTGTTCACCTCTGTTACCCATGCCCAGAGTAACGGGTTGGTAGAAAGAGCCAACCAAAGCATAATCAAAGGAATGAAGGGCAGGCTTGGGAGGAAACAGAAGGGCTGGCTGGAAGAACTTCCATTTGTGTTATGGGCATACCGAACCACCCCCAAAAGTTGCAATGGGGAGACCCCATTCAGCCTTACCTACGGGACGGAGGCCATGATCCCTGCAGAGATCGGATCCCAAACCGCCCGGATGAAGCTGAGGGATGAGGAGAACGAGCAGGATCTAAGGACAAACTTGAACTTATTGGAAGAAAGAAGAGAGATAGCAGCGGTGAAGGAAGCTCACTACAAAAAACTCCTGGCAAGTTACTACAACACCCGGATGAAGAAGCTCAACCTCGTCCCAGGGGACCTGGTTCTTAGAGCCAATGAGGCCAGTCTGCAGGAAAACACCGGAAAATTGGGCCCCAACTGGGAGGGCCCATACAGAGTCACATGGGCAAACGGGAAGGGAACATGCAAGTTGGAGACATTAGAAGGAAAAGAGGTCCCCAGGACCTGGAACCTCATGCAGCTCAGGAAGTATTACATGTAA
- the LOC110929168 gene encoding purple acid phosphatase 2, with product MGAGAWCWSVIVGVLVLKAALFVVVDGGSTSSFVRKVEKTIDMPMDSDVFTTPPGYNAPQQVHITQGDHVGKAMIVSWVTMDEPGSNTVRYWSANSKRKRNAEGTLTRYSFFNYTSGFIHHCNLTHLKHDTKYYYMVGIGYTTRTFWFTTPPEVGPDVPYTFGLIGDLGQSYDSNITLSHYEMNPVKGQTVLFVGDISYADNYPNHDNRRWDSWGRFAERSTAYQPWIWTAGNHELDYAPEIGEDEPFKPFTHRFPVPYKSSGSNAPFWYSIKRASAHIIVLASYSAYGKYTPQYKWLEEELPKVNRTETPWLIVLLHAPWYNSYNYHYMEGESMRVMYEAWFVKYKVDVVFAGHVHAYERTERVSNIAYNIVNGICKPVKDQSAPVYITIGDGGNLEGLATNMTEPQPEYSAFRESSFGHATFDIKNRTHAFYGWHRNQDGVAVTGDTMWFYNRYWKPEDESKSV from the exons ATGGGTGCAGGCGCATGGTGTTGGTCAGTTATTGTTGGGGTTTTGGTGTTGAAAGCAGCTTTGTTTGTGGTTGTAGATGGTGGTTCAACAAGCAGTTTTGTTAGAAAGGTTGAGAAAACCATTGATATGCCTATGGATAGTGATGTGTTTACTACGCCGCCTGGCTATAATGCGCCTCAacag gtCCATATAACACAAGGAGATCATGTGGGAAAGGCAATGATTGTGTCGTGGGTAACCATGGATGAACCCGGTTCAAATACAGTTCGCTACTGGAGTGCAAACAGTAAAAGAAAGAGGAATGCCGAAGGCACGCTTACTAGATACTCATTCTTCAATTATACTTCCGGTTTCATCCACCATTGCAATCTTACTCATTTGAAG CATGACACGAAATACTACTATATGGTTGGAATCGGATACACTACACGGACGTTCTGGTTCACTACTCCTCCTGAAGTTGGACCTGATGTTCCTTACACTTTTGGCCTCATCG GGGATCTGGGCCAGAGTTATGATTCAAACATCACACTttcacattatgaaatgaacccTGTGAAAGGGCAAACGGTGTTGTTCGTTGGAGACATTTCGTATGCAGATAACTATCCTAATCATGATAATAGGAGATGGGATTCATGGGGAAGGTTTGCAGAGAGAAGTACCGCGTACCAACCATGGATATGGACTGCGGGAAATCATGAACTTGATTATGCCCCTGAAATC GGAGAGGATGAACCTTTTAAGCCTTTTACTCACCGGTTTCCTGTCCCCTACAAGTCCTCCGGGAGTAACGCCCCCTTTTGGTACTCCATCAAGAGAGCTTCAGCTCACATCATTGTTTTGGCTTCGTATTCGGCTTACg GTAAATACACTCCTCAATACAAATGGCTGGAGGAGGAACTACCAAAAGTTAACCGAACCGAGACTCCATGGTTGATCGTCCTGCTGCACGCTCCATGGTACAACAGCTACAACTATCACTATATGGAAGGTGAAAGCATGCGAGTAATGTACGAGGCGTGGTTTGTAAAGTACAAGGTTGATGTCGTGTTTGCTGGTCATGTCCATGCCTATGAACGCACG GAACGCGTATCAAACATTGCTTACAACATTGTAAACGGGATCTGCAAACCCGTAAAGGATCAATCGGCACCAGTGTACATAACCATCGGTGACGGTGGAAACCTCGAGGGATTAGCAACCAA CATGACAGAGCCTCAACCGGAGTACTCGGCATTCAGAGAATCTAGCTTCGGACACGCGACATTTGACATCAAGAACCGAACCCATGCATTCTACGGGTGGCACAGGAACCAAGATGGAGTCGCTGTAACGGGGGATACAATGTGGTTTTACAACCGATACTGGAAACCAGAAGATGAATCTAAAAGTGTTTAA